The DNA sequence TAAGCTGAGTGACCCGTTGCGATCGGGTGAGCTTCTCGCCGACTGTTCCTGACAAGGGCGTAGTTCTGCATGCGCGCGGGAGCAGCGTCGTCCTTATAGGAACTTGCTCACGCGCGCTCTGGACGCTGCCGGTGTCTGCGCGAGCTTCAGGCAATTGGGCTCTCCCACCCGGCTGGGCGTGATCGGCTGCACGAGTGATCTGCGAAAGGCGCGCGCGAGAGCGAGAATTCGCTCGTGCCTATTCGAGTTCGAGGTTGATCTCAATCGGCGGCTTTGCGCCCGCTCTTCGGTGGGGGAACCCGCAGAAGCAGCGGATCGGTCAAGAGCCTCTCCGGCGGCTCCAGATTCACCACGCCCTGCACCACATACTCTCCGGCGGGCACGCGACGGCCGCGCGCATCCACGAACTTCCATGTCTCCTCGAAAATCACTTCCTCTCCGGGATCGAGGCTTCGGCGTTCGAGAATCTGCTGAATGATCTTTCCCCGTTGCCATTCCCATACCAGCGTTCCATCCGGGCGCTTTACGAGGAAGTTATACGCCGGGCGCCCGCCGAGCGTGAGCGTAAGACGATGCCCACTCTCATTTCGAAGTCGCAGCTTCAAACGGATCGCGCGACCCGCGTGCTCTGCCGCTTCGAGGCGCGCCGAGAGCGCTTGCTGCTCGCTCATCGCGCTGACTCCAACAGCACCTCCCATGACGAAGGCGAGAAGAAGTCTGCCGCTGATGCCGACAAGGGGATGCTTCCGGCTTCGTGCCACGAAGGTCTCGTTCAGCAACTTCCGTTGGCGCACGTCG is a window from the Blastocatellia bacterium genome containing:
- a CDS encoding BsuPI-related putative proteinase inhibitor; the encoded protein is MARSRKHPLVGISGRLLLAFVMGGAVGVSAMSEQQALSARLEAAEHAGRAIRLKLRLRNESGHRLTLTLGGRPAYNFLVKRPDGTLVWEWQRGKIIQQILERRSLDPGEEVIFEETWKFVDARGRRVPAGEYVVQGVVNLEPPERLLTDPLLLRVPPPKSGRKAAD